A window of the Agrococcus jejuensis genome harbors these coding sequences:
- a CDS encoding ABC-2 transporter permease — protein sequence MMMLSFARFDLRSWLPRTQTLLPLVLVAVAGVAVPVSGMSIVAAALVTSLLASVPFLTDERARLDTLYGVLPVSRATVVAGRALAIVAYGALAMAVGVVATLVVPLVRGTQLDAAWVVTFVGLAAGFVGVSLCIQLPVLFAVGYSRGRLVAYAPAFVVAGLAWIAQALGLTGGVASAPQPVPILLGGLALGALGIVVGAVLATRAYRAREIR from the coding sequence ATGATGATGCTCTCCTTCGCCCGCTTCGACCTGCGCTCGTGGCTGCCGCGCACGCAGACGCTGCTGCCGCTCGTGCTCGTCGCCGTCGCCGGCGTCGCGGTGCCCGTGTCGGGCATGTCGATCGTCGCCGCAGCGCTCGTGACGTCGCTGCTCGCGTCGGTGCCGTTCCTCACCGACGAGCGAGCGCGGCTCGACACGCTCTACGGCGTGCTGCCGGTGTCGCGCGCGACGGTCGTCGCGGGGCGGGCGCTGGCGATCGTCGCCTACGGCGCCCTCGCGATGGCGGTCGGCGTCGTGGCGACGCTCGTCGTGCCGCTCGTGCGCGGCACCCAGCTCGACGCCGCGTGGGTGGTGACGTTCGTCGGCCTCGCCGCGGGCTTCGTCGGCGTGTCGCTGTGCATCCAGCTGCCCGTGCTCTTCGCGGTGGGCTACTCGCGCGGTCGGCTCGTCGCGTATGCGCCGGCGTTCGTCGTCGCGGGCCTCGCGTGGATCGCGCAGGCGCTCGGGCTCACGGGCGGCGTCGCCTCCGCACCCCAGCCCGTGCCCATCCTCCTCGGCGGGCTCGCCCTCGGTGCGCTCGGCATCGTCGTGGGCGCCGTGCTCGCGACGCGGGCGTATCGTGCGAGGGAGATCCGATAG
- a CDS encoding DUF1801 domain-containing protein: MAAEPAMRPTGEPLAEVLDRATGARRIEADELVALLAEVSGADPVVWAGRIVGFGAHEYRYETGHGGVAPLLAFAPGRAHHTLYLESGFAERWGDLVDALGPHRSSVACLYVTRLANVDRDVLRAMLERSVAETLAR, encoded by the coding sequence ATGGCAGCGGAGCCCGCGATGCGACCCACGGGGGAGCCCCTCGCCGAGGTGCTCGACCGCGCGACCGGTGCGCGCCGCATCGAGGCCGACGAGCTCGTCGCCCTGCTCGCCGAGGTGAGCGGCGCGGATCCGGTCGTCTGGGCCGGGCGGATCGTGGGCTTCGGCGCGCACGAGTACCGCTACGAGACGGGGCACGGCGGCGTCGCCCCGCTGCTGGCGTTCGCACCGGGTCGTGCGCACCACACGCTCTATCTCGAGAGCGGCTTCGCCGAGCGCTGGGGAGACCTCGTCGACGCGCTCGGCCCGCATCGCTCGAGCGTCGCGTGCCTGTACGTCACGCGGCTCGCGAACGTCGACCGCGACGTGCTGCGCGCCATGCTCGAGCGGTCCGTGGCCGAGACGCTCGCTCGCTGA
- a CDS encoding YdeI/OmpD-associated family protein translates to MAKTASPVAIRFDGDVVQVGDRRIVRVPADVSATLPSRGQVAVTGSIGGVDAVTVVEPDGEKGHWLDAGAAQGDTVKVDLAVLPSKQWPEPTVPADLGGALDDSTTASARWQAITPMARWEWVRWVGATRNPETRSRRVEVSISKLDAGSSRPCCFDLSSCTDPELARSGRLVAD, encoded by the coding sequence ATGGCGAAGACCGCATCCCCCGTCGCGATCCGCTTCGACGGCGACGTCGTGCAGGTCGGCGACCGGCGCATCGTGCGCGTGCCCGCCGACGTGAGCGCGACGCTCCCCTCGCGCGGCCAGGTCGCCGTCACGGGCAGCATCGGCGGCGTCGACGCCGTGACCGTCGTCGAGCCCGACGGTGAGAAGGGGCACTGGCTCGACGCGGGCGCCGCCCAGGGAGACACCGTGAAGGTCGACCTCGCCGTGCTGCCCTCGAAGCAGTGGCCCGAGCCGACCGTGCCCGCCGACCTCGGCGGCGCGCTCGACGACTCGACCACGGCATCCGCCCGCTGGCAGGCGATCACGCCGATGGCGCGGTGGGAGTGGGTGCGCTGGGTCGGCGCGACCCGCAACCCCGAGACACGCAGCCGCCGCGTCGAGGTGAGCATCTCGAAGCTCGACGCCGGCAGCAGCCGCCCGTGCTGCTTCGACCTCTCGTCGTGCACCGACCCCGAGCTCGCCCGCAGCGGGCGACTCGTCGCGGACTGA